A segment of the Peptoclostridium acidaminophilum DSM 3953 genome:
GAACTTGTCTTCACCATGCTCGAAGTAGGTGTCTATGGAGTCCCTTGTTGTGCCCGCTATCGGACTTACTATTACCCTCTCCTCGCCGAGTATGGCGTTAAGTATCGAAGATTTGCCCGCATTTGGTTTGCCGGCAATAGCCACCTTTATGAGATACTCATCTTCTTCCAGGTCTACATCATCAGGGAAGTTTTCAACCACCTTGTCAAGAAGGTCTCCTATTCCAAGGCCAACTGAGGCCGATATCTCTATTGGGTCTCCAAAGCCAAGCTCGTAAAAGTCATAGAAATTCTCCGACATCTTGCTGTTGTCCACCTTGTTTACAACCAGCACTACAGGCTTGCTGCTTTTTCTCAAGATCTGGGCAATCTCCCTGTCTCCCAGCGTCACGCCTTCCTTTCCGTCGACTACAAACATTATAACATGGGCTGTTTCTATGGCCATCTGGGCCTGCTTTTTGATAAGCGACGGAATCAGCTCTTCGCTGCCCACTTCTATTCCGCCCGTATCTATAAGCGTAAAGTGCTTGTTTAGCCATTCAGCGCGCGTGTAGTTTCTGTCTCTTGTGACGCCGGGACTGTCTTCTACGATGGCGATTTTTCTCCCCGCAAGTTTATTAAACAGGGTGGACTTACCTACGTTCGGCCTCCCTACTATTGCAACAAAAGCATTAGACATTTATATCTCTCCTTCATTATATATCAAATATAACTATTTATTTTTCCACATCATATTATGTTATCACGTTAAATGCAACTGAGTCAAGCAAGCAACCGTTGCGCATAATATATATTATACTGCTTGTTGCATGATGCAAAACACAATCTTAGTACATTCTGTCTTTCGTGCCATTTTATTTTTTCCTTATTATGGATTTTTCGCTCCGTTTTTCATGAATCGCTTTCACTCGAGATTTTATATTTTAAATCCAGCTCAGCAGCTTCAACGTCTTTGTGAATTAAAAATCATTTTTTCGCCTGTGTGCATCCATTTCATTATAAATTTTTATTTATATAAAAAGCGTTCAATTAATAATTCTTATCTGCTATAATCATTATTGTCTTGATCTCTTCGCAGGACAAAATAATTTTGGAAAGAGGTGGCGAAATGGATTTCAAGCAACTCGAGAGTTTCATCTCAATAGCAAAGTACAAGAGCTTTTCAAAGGCAGCAAAGGAGCTTTTCCTTACACAACCTACAATCACAAACCACATCCAGAACCTCGAAAAAGAACTTGGCACAATCCTCATAAACAGATCCAACAGGACAATATCGCTGACCAAGGCGGGCGACATTCTGTACGATTACGCCTTGGATATGATCAACACAAAGAAAAAGACTATGTTTACCCTCGGCGAGTACAAGGGCAAGATAGAGGGCCTCATAGAAATTGCATCAAGCACGATTCCGGAGGAATTCATTGTTCCTGAAATAATAAAGTCATTCAGCAAGGAATTCCCTCATGTGAAATACACTCTAAAGCATTTCGATTCAAGCGACGTGATAGATGAAATACTCAATCAGAAAGCAAACTTTGGTTTTGTTGGTGCCAGAATAAGCAATTCGCAGATTGAATACGTCAACATTGCCGACGACGAGCTCATCCTCATTGCACCTTGCGATATCCAGCTTAAAAATGAAGACGGCGCAGTAGATATAAAGGACATCAAGAATATCCCGCTTATAATGAGAGAAACTGGCTCCGGTACAAGGGATTTGTTCATGAGAGAGCTTGAGAAGAACAAGCTTACACTTGATAATTTCAACGTCATCGCGCATATAGAGAATACAGAATCCATAAAGCAAATGGTCCGAAAAGGAATGGGAGTTTCAATTATTTCAAGAGCTGCTGTAACGGACGAGGAAACATTCGGTCTATTAAAAATATACAATATTAAGAGCCTAAAACTTAAAAGAAACTTCTATTTTGCATACCCCAAAAAGAGAACGCTCGCTCCTCTTGAAGAGAAATTCAAAGAACATGTAATTGAATCAATAAACATATGATTGCCAGACCCTAGAGGAATTTCAGCTGAATTCCTGAGAACTCTAAATTTTTGCATATACTACAAAGAGCCTCCGCCGCGATTGTCTTTTCTTAAATATCAAACAGTCACAGCGGAGGCTCTTTGTCATCAATATACTAGGCTTCCTTTAAAAAAGCTTCATATCCTTTGCTTGCCATATATGCATCGACTTTGCTTGCAAGCTCGTATGGAGCATGCATTCCAAACAAGGCTACTCCGCAGTCTATAACCTCGGCTCCGTAATTTGCCAGTATGTAGGCTATTGTTCCGCCTCCGCCTTGATCCACCTTACCCAACTCGCCGGTTTGCCACACTACAGAATTTTCCTTGAAAATCCTTCTAAGCAGTGCCACAAATTCCGCATTTGCATCGTTGCAGCCTGACTTGCCTCTCGAGCCTGTGTATTTAGATATGACAAGACCTTTTCCAATGTATGCGCTGTTTGTCTTATCCATAACCTCCGGATAGTTAGGATCAAAACCTGCTGTGACGTCTGCAGATATTGCCTTAGAATTTGCAAAAGCCCTTTTAAGCTTGATCTCTCTGTAGTCTCCCTCGAGATATATCAGCTCTGCGACGGCGTTTTCAAAGAACATGGATTCCATGCCTGTATTCCCCACTGAGCCTATCTCTTCCTTGTCGACAAAAAGTGCAACCGCAGTTTTTACAGGCGCTTTTACATTCATAATTGCGCTTAGCCCGGCATATGCACACACCCTGTCATCATGTCCGTATGCTGCAATCATCGACCTGTCAAAGCCTACATCCCTGGCCTTGCCGGCAGGTACAACCTGTATCTCCGCACTGACAAAATCCTCTTCTGTTATTCCGTATTTTTCGTTAAGCAGCCTTAGCACATTGAGCTTAACAGAGCTTTTATCGCCTTCATCCTTTATCGGAATGCTCCCCACCAAGACATTGAGCCCTTCTCCCGTTATTACTTCAGACGCTTTTTTTGACAGCTGATCCTTTGAAAGGTGTATAAGAAGATCAGATATATAAAACACCGGATCGCTTTCGTCTTCTCCTATAGCTATGTCAACCTTGCTTCCGTCAGTCTTTACAACGACTCCGTGAAGGCTGAGCGGCAAGGATGTCCATTGATATTTTTTTACTCCGCCATAGTAATGCGTCTTAAAAAGCGCAACTTCCGAATCCTCGTAAAGAGGCATAGGCTTTAGGTCAAGCCTTGGCGCATCTATATGAGCCCCCACAATGTTCATACCATTTTCGGTTGGATCGCTGCCTATTACAAAAAGTGCCGCGCCCTTGCCCTTGTTTTCAAAATATATCCTGTCGCCCGGCTTTATCTCTTTGACTTCGCTGAAAGGTACAAATCCATTCCTTGCAGCTGCCTGCAGTATGAAGTCAGTGCACGACCTTTCAGTCTTGCCTTTATCCAGGAATTTCTTATACCCTTCACAATAGCCCATGACCTGTTCTTTTTCGCTGTCGCCAATCATTTCCCATGCGTTTTTATACTCGTTTCGCAAGTTCAAACCCTTTCCCCCTCGATATAATATTTATATATAAAATTTATTTTAATTATACACCTTGCCAGATTAAAAATAAAGCAAAACTCATCTCAAAACTAAAGCGACGGTTTGTACACAGCCCTGTTTTCAAGACTCCATACCCTTTGCGAAAAATCGCCGGCACTGACATCACTAAGGGCATTTTTAAAGTCATACATTCTGGCATCTATCATATCCAGATGATGCAGCATCTCCGCCTCTGGTATAAGAGGCTTTTTAGGGCTCCCAAAATCCGCTTCATAGTGGTGCGAAAGTATCATGTGCTGTAGCACGAGGAGGACCTCCTTGCTTGTTCCAAGAGCAGCACCTGCCAATTCAAGCTCCTTTATCGCCTGAATTATATGCCCCAGCAGCTTGCCTTCAACCGTATAGTCCGAGACTATTCCAAGCTCGTTTGCATCCATCTCATCGAGCTTTGAGATATCGTGAAGTATTATCCCCGCATAAAGTATGTCCGGATCCAAAAAATCATATATCCCAAGCAGCAGTTCTGCCGATGCAAGCATTGTGGTTACATGGTACAAAAGCCCCGCTCTTATGGCATGGTGGTTCGACTTCGCCGCAGGATAATATAGAAGTCTCTCCTTTTTGCTTTCTGCAATATGCGCGACTATTCTTTTGATGTCTTCGGATTTTATCTTCGAGATGTAACCCAGCATCACATTGTACATCTGCTCGCCTTCATAGGGGGCTGACCTGACAAAATCCTCAACGTTTACGCCGTCCTCACCTGTTATGTTGCGTATCTTCTCAATCTTGAGCTGCACCGAATCCTTCCACTTGTTGACCACCCCCCTGACCTTGACTATTGAATTCCCGGCAAATCCCTTTTCGTCATCAGGTGTGCTTTCCCAAAGCTTTCCCATTATATCCCCGCTCTTGTCCGAGAGCAAAAAATCTATATAATTCTTTCCGTTGCTGGCAGTCTTTGTCTCCACTGATTTCACAAGAAAGAATCCGTCCGCCCTGCTTCCAGGCTCAAGCGCGGACAGTCCTTTAACATCATGATTCATCGCCTAACACCTTCCTCATATATCTAAAATAATTTCAAATCGAATTTTCATAAATAAGCAGACAGTTCTCCATATAAGCTGCTTTTTGTTCACATATAATCATATATTTAATATAAATATACCACAAATATATGTCCTGTTCATTCCAATTATTAAATATGCACGCAATAATGCTATGAACGCCCCCTATGCGGGTATACATATCATGTAATTAATCTAGCGCCAGACAAAGGGGGATAGGGATATGGACCGTGATAAAAAGGAGC
Coding sequences within it:
- a CDS encoding 3'-5' exoribonuclease YhaM family protein, whose amino-acid sequence is MNHDVKGLSALEPGSRADGFFLVKSVETKTASNGKNYIDFLLSDKSGDIMGKLWESTPDDEKGFAGNSIVKVRGVVNKWKDSVQLKIEKIRNITGEDGVNVEDFVRSAPYEGEQMYNVMLGYISKIKSEDIKRIVAHIAESKKERLLYYPAAKSNHHAIRAGLLYHVTTMLASAELLLGIYDFLDPDILYAGIILHDISKLDEMDANELGIVSDYTVEGKLLGHIIQAIKELELAGAALGTSKEVLLVLQHMILSHHYEADFGSPKKPLIPEAEMLHHLDMIDARMYDFKNALSDVSAGDFSQRVWSLENRAVYKPSL
- the der gene encoding ribosome biogenesis GTPase Der; this encodes MSNAFVAIVGRPNVGKSTLFNKLAGRKIAIVEDSPGVTRDRNYTRAEWLNKHFTLIDTGGIEVGSEELIPSLIKKQAQMAIETAHVIMFVVDGKEGVTLGDREIAQILRKSSKPVVLVVNKVDNSKMSENFYDFYELGFGDPIEISASVGLGIGDLLDKVVENFPDDVDLEEDEYLIKVAIAGKPNAGKSSILNAILGEERVIVSPIAGTTRDSIDTYFEHGEDKFLFIDTAGIRKKKKVDDDIEKYSVLRSVAAIDRSNVVLLVIDATEGVTEQDTKVAGIAHEEGRACIIVVNKWDLVEKDTHTMNLFTKEIKNKLAFMTYAPLVFISAKTGQRLSNVLEKIKFVANQHSTRIPTGVLNEVIGEAMMLKQPPSDKGKRLKIYYVSQTGIRPPNFTVFINDRELMHFSYQRYLENRIRENFGFEGTPIRFNYNEKKNRD
- a CDS encoding aminopeptidase, which gives rise to MNLRNEYKNAWEMIGDSEKEQVMGYCEGYKKFLDKGKTERSCTDFILQAAARNGFVPFSEVKEIKPGDRIYFENKGKGAALFVIGSDPTENGMNIVGAHIDAPRLDLKPMPLYEDSEVALFKTHYYGGVKKYQWTSLPLSLHGVVVKTDGSKVDIAIGEDESDPVFYISDLLIHLSKDQLSKKASEVITGEGLNVLVGSIPIKDEGDKSSVKLNVLRLLNEKYGITEEDFVSAEIQVVPAGKARDVGFDRSMIAAYGHDDRVCAYAGLSAIMNVKAPVKTAVALFVDKEEIGSVGNTGMESMFFENAVAELIYLEGDYREIKLKRAFANSKAISADVTAGFDPNYPEVMDKTNSAYIGKGLVISKYTGSRGKSGCNDANAEFVALLRRIFKENSVVWQTGELGKVDQGGGGTIAYILANYGAEVIDCGVALFGMHAPYELASKVDAYMASKGYEAFLKEA
- a CDS encoding selenium metabolism-associated LysR family transcriptional regulator, yielding MDFKQLESFISIAKYKSFSKAAKELFLTQPTITNHIQNLEKELGTILINRSNRTISLTKAGDILYDYALDMINTKKKTMFTLGEYKGKIEGLIEIASSTIPEEFIVPEIIKSFSKEFPHVKYTLKHFDSSDVIDEILNQKANFGFVGARISNSQIEYVNIADDELILIAPCDIQLKNEDGAVDIKDIKNIPLIMRETGSGTRDLFMRELEKNKLTLDNFNVIAHIENTESIKQMVRKGMGVSIISRAAVTDEETFGLLKIYNIKSLKLKRNFYFAYPKKRTLAPLEEKFKEHVIESINI